Genomic DNA from Roseimicrobium gellanilyticum:
ACATCATCCACGGCGTGCGCAGCCGTGTGCAGAATTCCATCCGCCTCGTGCGGCAGATTCCGCTGGAGGTGGAGGACGTGGTCTTCCTGCCGCTCGCAGCTTCTCAGGTCGCCCTGAACAAGGACGCGAAGCAGGGCGGGGCGCTGCTCATCGACTTCGGCGGCGGTACGGCGGACTACGTGCTCTACGTGGATGGCATGCTCACCGCCTCCGGTTGTGTGCCGCTCGGCGGGGACCACATCACGAATGACATCTCCATGTGCTTCCAGATCCCTCACGCGCGCTGCGAGCGCCTGAAGGTGGAGGAGGGCTCGGCCATTTTTGAGGGCGTGGACCCCAGCGAAATGCTGAAGGTGGACGATGAGAACGGCATGTACGTGGGCGAGATCGAGCGTGCCATGCTGAATGAAGTGATTCACCTCCGCACGCGCGAGATCCTCGAGCGTGTGCGTGAGCGGGTGGAAGAGCACCTGCCGAAGCTTGGCGCGGGCGTCTTCCTGACCGGGGGCGTCAGCCTCATGCGCGGCATCGATGTGGTGGCGCGTGATGTCTTCGGGGTGCGCGTGACCCGCACGGGGTCTTCCCCGCAGGGTGGCGCCACCGCCACCTATGAAAATCCCTGCTACTCGGGCCCGATTGGCCTCATCCGTTACGCCCAGTTGATGGATTCTGAAAAACCCTGGCTGTCGCCCTTCGCCAAGCTTGGCCGGCGCATGGTCGAAATGTTCAGCTCCTGGACCATGTAGCCCGCCCCTGAGCGCTGCACTCTGCCCGGAAGTTGAACGACGCGACAGCCAAACTTTGACCGGCCCCAGATTCACTCTGGTGCTTTGCCCGTTTTTGAGTTACACACCCTTAGCCAGCAACCAACCGCACACCCTCAACCAACCAGGCTTATGGTAGAATTCCAACGCAACCAGGATCGCGAACCCTCGGCGACATCATCACTCAAGATCTGCGTCGTGGGCATCGGCGGTGGCGGTCTGAATGTGCTGGACCGCATCTGTCTGGATCGCCTCATGGAAGTGAGCCTCGTTTCCATGCACACGGATGTGCGGGTGCTCGGCCATGCCATGGCGCCGCTGAAGATTCAGCTTGGCGCGGAGATGATGCGCGGTATTGGCTGCGGCGGTGACCCCGAGCTGGGCCGCGAGGCTGCGGACGCGTCTTCCGACCAGATTCGCCTGGCCCTGCAGGGGCATGACATGGTTTTCATCTGCGCCGGCCTGGGTGGGGGTACGGGCTCGGGTGCAGCTCCGGTGGTTGCGCAGATTGCACGGGATTTGGGTGCCATGGTGTTTGTGTTCGCCACCATGCCCTTCTCATTTGAAGGCCGCCGCCGCCTCACGCAGGCGGAGATGGCACTGGAGGAACTGCAGGGCAGCGCTGACGCAGTCATCCTTTTCGAAAACAACCGCATGGGCGAGCTGGTGCTGCCCAAGGAAGGCATCCAGAAGGCGTTCAGCCAGGCGGATCAGCTCATCGGTCACAGTGTGCGGGCCATCTCCACGATGGTCACGCAGCCCGGCGTGGTGCGCATGGGTCTTGCCGACCTCATGACCGCCCTGCGCAGCCCGAACGCGCGCTGCCTCTTCGGCTTCGGCGAAGCCCGCGGCACCAACCGGGTGCAGGAATCCCTCAAGCGCGCACTCAAGAGCCCGCTGGTGAACCAGGGCCAGCTTCTGCAGAACGCCCGCAACCTGCTGGTGCACATTGCCGGTGGTGAGAGCCTGACGCTTGCCGAAGTGGAAGCGCTCATGAAGCAGCTCGGCAAGTATGTGCCGGAGGAAACGCAGATCATGTTCGGCCTCGCCGTGGATGCGAAGCTGGGAGACATGATGACGGTCACCCTCATCAGCTCGCTCACCGCGCAGCAGATGTCCTTGGAGCCCTCGGCGGATGCAGTGGTGGAGCCGCGCATCACGAGCCGGCCGCAACCAGCTCCGAAGGCCCCGGTTGAGAAGGCTCCGGCCTACTCGGGCAATGGCCTGCAGCTTCATGCTCCCGTGGGAATGGAAGAACCTGAGCCGGCACCGCTGCCTGCACCTGTACCGGTTGCCGTGGCAGCTCCTGTTGCTGCGCCAGCCCCGGCTCCCGTGGCTCCTGCTCCTGCCCCCGTTGCCAAGGTGAAGGATCCGCTTCCCGTGGAGCTTTTTGCTGAGTTTCATGAGCAGCCTGTCGCGTTGGCACCTGCGCCCGCGCCCGCTCCCGCTCCAGTTCCCGTGCAGCCCGCACCGCAGCCTGTTCGTCAGGCTCCGATAGTGTCCGTGCCTGTGCAGATGCAGGAGGTGCCGCTGTTTGAGGAGCCCGTACAGGCCGCTCCTTCGGCGCCGCTGATGATGGAGGCTCCGCAACCGCTTCCGGTGCCTCCGCCTGTAGTGCAGGAGCTGCCGCCTGTCCGTACCACCATCGCGCAGACCCCGGCTCCCGTGTACGCTCCTGAGCCCGCTCCGGCGGTGCAGGCTTATGCGGCACCCGCTCCAATCGCCGCTCCCGTGGTTGCTGAAGCCCCTGTGCAAGCCCCCGCTCCGGCTCCAGTCGCTGCGCCGGAACCTGCGCCCGCGCCAGCACCTGTGGCACAGGTGCCGCAGCCCGAGCCCGAGCCCGTGCGCGCTGAGGCTCCGGTGCACGAAACCGTCGAGCACGAAGCTCCAGTGGTGAAGGAGCAGTCCATCAAGGCCACCAGCATCCTGGTGCAGTCCAAGCCGCGTGATGAGGAAGAGGTCAAGCCGCTCGTGAAGCAGTCCATCTTCTCCATGGTGGAGGACGAGGAAGAGGAAGAAGAGGAGGACGAAGACGAGGAATTCGTCGACGAGATGGAAGAGGATGAGGTGGAGGAAGAAGAGGAGGAAGTGCAGAGCTCCGCTCCCGTGGAAGCGCGCTCTCCGGAGGCCGCCGCTTCTCACTGGGCGGACAAGTACATCCAACCCAAGCCGCACGCCGGCGCACAGCCGAGCGTCGAGCCCCGCCGCGAACCCCAGCGTACGCTGCAAACCACGGCGTCCGCTCCTGCGAAGAAGGTTATCGAAGCGAAGCAGCCCTCCCTGAATCTCCAGCAGGATGAAGTGGCTCGCTTCAAGGGCACGGACAAGACCATCGTGGATGGCGATGACCTCGACATCCCCACCTGGATGCGCATGCGCGGCAAGGTGAAGCGGTAGCAGGTGTCGCCATCAGTTCGTTTTTAGTAACACATCGGGGATGCTGGCAGACGCTGGCGTCCCCGCTTGTTTTGAGTGGTGTCACTCAGGTTATTGGCCGTGGATGAGAACATCAGTAGAGGTGTGGGAGGGTTGGGAAATGGCTGTTGGGTGTGGCGGGTTGCATTGGTTTCAACGCAGAGACACAGAGACGCAGAGGAACTTCGGAGACTGAAGTGATGGTGAGTGGTGCACCGTATCGTTGTGCGCGGCTTTGGGTGTTGGTCGCATCCTTTTGACATCGCGCCCTCCCCGTGTTGCTTCCACTCGCATGGTTGAGTCCACCCAGTCCATCTCCACGGATGATGTCGCGCGGCACTATGATCAGCTTGATCGGTTCTACCGGGAGATCTGGGGTGAGCATGTGCACCACGGCGTTTGGGAGACGGGAAAGGAATCGCCAGAGCAGGCGGTACGACGGCTGGTGGATCTGGTGGCGGAGCGGGCGCAACTGACCCCCGGCATGGAGGTGCTGGATGTGGGCTGTGGCTATGGCGGTACCTCGCGCATCCTGGCGCGTGAGCATGGCGTGCACGTCATCGGGTTGACTGTGTCACCGGCTCAGGCGCGGTATGCGGAGTCCGTGACAGAGCCTCCGGGGAATCCCCAATACCTGCTGGAGGACTGGATGGAGAACCAGCGCGAGCCCAGCCATTACGATGCCATGGTGGCGATTGAGAGCACCGAGCACATGCAGGACAAGGTGCGTGTCTTCACTGAGGCCGCCCGGGTGCTGAAGCCGGGGGGCAGACTCGTGGTGTGTGCGTGGCTGTCCGGCGGAAACCTGAAACCGTGGGAGCATCGCCATCTTATCGAGCCGGTGTGTCGGGAGGGACGTCTGCCCGCCATGGGCACGGAAGGCGAATACATGGGGTGGATGCAAAATGCAGGATTCGAGGTGACGGGTGCTTTGGACGTTTCCGAAAAGGTGGCCCGCACCTGGCCCATCTGTGCCTGGCGCATGCTGGTGGGGCTGGTCCGGAAGCCGGGGTACCTGCGGTTCCTGCTGGACCCGAAGAATGACAACCGCATCTTTGCCCTCACCATGCTGCGCATCTGGGTGGCCTACCGTCGTGGCGCCATGCGGTATGTTGTTTTCTCATCTGTGAAGAAAACCTGAGTAGAATGCTGGCTTTCGGGGTCTGAGAGACGTAATGTTCCGCATACCCCCATGGCGGCACTTGACGATCAGGACGATATCGAACGTGAAAGCATAGCTCCCAAGGGAGCGATGCAGGGGCTTCGTGCGCTGATTACGCTGGCTTGTGTGGCACTTGTGGTTGCTGGGTTGAAGGCGGGAGCCGTCTTTTTTGTGCCCGTGGCCGTCGCTTTTTTCATGGCGGTGCTGAGCTACCCGCTCATGTCCTGGATGATCAAGAAGCGGGTCCCGCACATGGTTGCGCTGCTTCTGACGGTGGGCGTGATTGTCCTGGGCATTGGCCTGGTTGGTTGGGCAGGCTATGACTTGCTGAAGAGCCTTTCCAAGGAGGTGCCCACTTACCTCGTCAAGCTGAAGGGAATCGTGGATGAGTCCGCCGTGTGGTTGGAAAAGGAAGTGGGCGTGGTGGGTGCCATCAAGGCGGTGGAAGAATTCAACCTTCAGTCGGTGGTGGAAATGGGCAAGCAGAAGGATGTGATGCAGCAGCTTGCCTCGTTTGTCACCAGTACCTTCGGCACGGTGGCTGTGGCTCTGGGCGCGTTCATTATCGTGATGGTGCTGATGATGTTCATCCTCATGGAGGCGCCAGGCACGCAAAGCCGCGCGGAAGTCATTCGCAATGCCGGTGGACCTGATTTCAGGGTGCTCATGCAGTCCGCCTCGGACATTCAGAAGTTCCTTGGGGTCAAGACGCTTATCAGCGTCGCAACAGGTTTGCTGGCCTTCATGTGGTGCTGGATGTTTGACCTGAAGTACCCACTGCTTTGGGGCATCCTCGCGTTCCTCTTCAATTATATTCCAGCGGTGGGCTCCACGGCAGCTTCCATCCCTGCCATCGCCGAGGCCTTGGTGAATCACGGTCCGGGCACCGCGATCGGGGTGGGCATTGGCTATGGCATCATCAATTTTGGATTGGATAACTTCCTCCAGCCCATGCTCATGGGCCGGCGGTTTGGCATTTCCGGTCTCGTGGTCGTGTTGAGCGGCTTGTTCTGGTTCTACGTCTGGGGGCCGATAGGGACGTTTCTCGCGGTTCCGCTTACCATGATGATCAAGGTCATCCTGGAGAACACCACCGAGTTCCGCTGGATCTCCGTCGCCATGGCGAAGAAGAAGGTGAAGCATGGGGAGGTGGTCTTGGAGACACCTGAATTCGACGATGCCGACCTGTTGGGCGGTGGAGCCGCGACGGAACCGCCGCGGTAGGCGAGAGGCGGAGTTGATGGGGCTGGAGCACAAAACAGCCCTCCACTTGCCTCCGATCCCAGCATTCCCACCCAAAGTGGTGATGCTCCCCGCGCTCCAAAGCGCTTTGCCAAAGAGCTGCATCACGCTGGCGGGGTTTCCTCGCATCACGAGACATTTCGCGGTGGATTCATGTCCATATTGCCCCTGGCCCACAGGGCTGTTGCGGGTTCTGATACCCAGAGCTGAAGCCTGCCTTAGCGGCTTGAAATTCTGCCGCTTCCTCCCCCGGGTAGCTTCTTGCTTTTCATGGGTGAATGCAGCATGCTCGATGCAAAACCGCCAAATAATAATGCCCGAGACCTCCCCATGAGTCTGCCAGATATCGACGGATTGGAACTACAAGACCTCATCGGCAAGGGCAGTTGCGGTGCGGTGTACCGGGCTGTGGTGGGGGAGACGCGGGAGGCGTGCGCGGTGAAGGTCTTCAGCAGCATGGCGATCAACCGCAAGCTGCTGACCATCGGCATGCGCGGCCTGCAGCAGATGCCGGAGCACCCGGGCATCCTGAAGGTGCATCACTTTGACTTTGACAAGGCTCCCTACCACGTGGCGGTGCCGCTGGTGGGATTCATGACGGAGGACGCGCAGCGGCGGAAGCACTGGGAGACGCCCACGCTGGAAGGCTGCTGCGGAACGGTGCCTCCGGACGAGGCCTGGCGGTACATTTATGAGGTGTGTGACTCGATGGCCTGGCTGCACAAGCACAACCTCGTGCACTGCAATCTGAAGCCACGCAATGTGCTGCTGGAGGATGACCAGGCCAGCGCGACGAAGATTGGCGACCCGGTGCAGGGCTGGATTGGCGGGGTGCACCACTTCGATACCACGGACCACTTCCTCTACATTCCGCCGGAGCAGGCGGAGCATCCGGACGCGCTCGCCACGCATGGCACCTCGTGGGATGTGTACGCGTTTGGCGTGCTGGCGTATCGCCTTCTCACGGGCAAGTTCCCGCGTGCGGAGGAGGAACTGGAACGCGAAATCCGCGAGCAGGCCAACTTCAATGGAACGGTGCGCACGGTGGACAATGGCGCCATCCTCGCTGCGGTGCGTGCGCAGCATGACATCGAGTGGCCGAAGAAGCCGACCTCGAAGTGGGACGAGCGGCGCAAGCAGATACTGGAGAAATGCCTGGCGCTGGATCCGAAGCTGCGCTGGCCGGATCTGCGTGAGGTGATGCGCGAGTTTGAAAAGCTCGAGGCGGACTACCTTCTGGAAGATGCGCGGGAGAAGATTGGCATCGAAAAGCGGCGCCAGGCCCGGCGCGTGATGCTCCTGCGGACGATGGTGCAGGTGCTCTTCGTCGCGCTAGTCGCCGCTGCCGGATATGGTCTCTGGTATGGCTATGACAAGTACACCAAGTGGCAGCATGCGGAGAAAGCCACGGCAGTGATCGCGAAAGAAAAGGAGGAGGGCGAGAAGGCGAGGGAAGGGAAGATCACGGATCTGGCCACGAAGCTCCAACAGGCCAAAGAGGCGGAGCGGCTGGCGAGCTCGAACCTGCAGATGTCCCAGGCGGCGGTGGATCAGTTCCTCACCCAGTTGCTGCAACTTCCCGCCGGGCTTGGGTTGCAGGCGGAGATATCGCAGAAGCATGTGAATGATGCCCTGGCCTTCTGCGAGCAGGAGCGGCCACGACTGGAGAAGGATGAGTCCCAGCTGCCGCTGCGTGCGACGAACTACTTCAACACGGCGCAGCTGCTGATGCGCAAGAACCAGCAGAAGGAGGCGAAGGCGTGGTTTGAGAAAGCCCGCAGCACGCTGAACCTGCTGCTGCAGCGGGAGCCCACCCATGCCGATGTGACGCGCCGGCAGATCATGCTGGGCCGCACGTGCCGCTGGCTGGGCACGATGAAGGCGGAGGAGGGGCATCGCGTGGAAGCCTCGCAGTATTTCAAGGAAGCCGTGGCAGCATTGACCCCGGCACTGGAAAAGAATCCAAAGGACCGCAACGCTCGTGTGGAGTGCGCCATGGCCTGGTATGAACTTGGCAAGCGCTCCCGCCGCGATGGTGAAACGGCGGTGGCGGTGAATGCATTGGGCCGCGTGCCGACGCTCATGGATGCGAAGGTGGTGGGTGAGGAACTCACCCCGCAGGAGCAATTCCTCCTGGCGCGGAGCCGCATTGAGCAGGCGCTTTCCCTCCGCGATGAAGGCAGGCTGGATGAGGCCATGCGTGCGCTCTTCGACTCCATGGAGGTGATGGTGAAGCTGGTGGAGAAGTCCGCGCCACACAATCAGGAGCAGGCACTCACGCTCGCGGAGGCCTACATCGAGTTTGGTGAAATCGTCTCCGGCAAGCTGGGCACCACGGATGCAAAAGATGCGCAGGCAGAGGCACAGGCAATCCTGATGGAACTGGTGCGCACGCAGCCACAGTGGGCGGAGGCCCGCTACCTGCTGGCGCGAAACTATGGCGCCCTCGCCGCCTTGGAGCGGGATCAAGGCAACGCCACCGAGGCTCGTACGAAACAGGAGTCCGCCGTGAAGACGCTGGAGGATCTCAGCAAGGACAATCCGGACAACACGCGCTTCCTCACGGAGTATGCGCGACAGAAGGGGGCGCACGCCCAGATGCTCTGTGACCTGAACAAGGCGAAGGATGCCGTCCCGATTGCCAAGGAAGGGGTGGACCGGCTGGAGGAGCTGATGCAGAAGAACGATGCCAGCCTCGACGAACTCGATCGCAAGGCGTGTGGTGTATTGCTGGCCCAGCTTTACGGCATTCTCGGCCAATCCGGTGAGGCTGCAAAAGACAGCAAGCTGGCGAAGTCCTCCTTTGCCAAGGCGTCTGAGCATTGGGAAGCTCTCAAGAGCCGGCACGGGCATGATGAAACCATCGATGCAGGTCTGAACTGGAGCAAAGAGCGCTTGGGCAAGTTCAAGTGAGCGGCGTCTGTTGAGTCGTGCGCTGCTCGGAGCTGCATCTGGAATTTCAAATCTGAAATCTCAAATCTACTGCCGCCATGTGTTGTTTCAGTCGTCCCGTCCAAGATGTCAGCAGCACCAAGATCTTTGCCCGCATGGGCACGGGTGTGGATCAGTTCATCGCCTATGCGATGAACCTTACTGCGAATGAAGAGCTCTCCATGGTGCTGCCCATTCCCGTGGTGCCCGGCTCCGGGGAGAAGGCGGTGAAGTTCATCAACCTGGGGAAGTACTCGAGGCTGTTTGATGATTTGTGGAAGGGGTTTCCGCTGCCCCCGATGTCGAGAGGCGGGGCTGGTCCTTTCTCCGCGGCGGTGACGGCCCCGCCGCAGAAATTGGAGGTGCAGAGTGTGGGCGCGTTTGATGCAAGCTTCGTTCCCACCATCGCGGATTTCTCCCGGCTGGATGAGCGCTTCCGGTTGCCGGATGATGTTTGGAAGAAGCTCCCCGGCTACGCAAGCTTTGGATTCGCGGTCTTCAAGCTGAAGGACACCCACGGGCCGGTGCATCCCATGGCGTTTTCATTTCCGTCTTCCATGCCGCAGTCGCTGTTCTTTCCCACATTGCACATCCATGATGGGAAGATTCATGCGCAGGAGGAGTTTGATCACACGCTCTACTGTCAGGGCGGTGGCATCAATGCCAAGGACTGGCAGGAGTCACCGGGCATTGCGGTGCAGTTTGTGAAGTGTGGACTCACGCACGGCATGGTCTCTCCGCAGCACCATGTGTACCGGAGACGGATGCATGGCATGCAGGAGAATGGTGATGTGCTGCTGCGGGCGGGGAAGGTGACGGTGTGAATTGGCTTTAACGCAAAGCAACAAAGCAGCAAAGGATGCTGAGGAGAGCGAGCTTCCGCTGGCTCATCAGATTTCAATCTTTGCTGCTTTGTTGCTTTGCGTTTCGCCTCTGGAGCTACGCAAAGATCTCTTTCACCACGCGGCCATGCACGTCCGTGAGGCGGAAGTCGCGGCCGGCGTAGCGGTAGGTGAGTTTCTCGTGATCGAGGCCAAGCAGCGCGAGGATGGTTGCGTGCCAGTCGTGGATGTGGACTTTGTCTGATACGGCCTCATAGCCGTAGTCATCGGTGGCGCCATAGGAGAGGCCACCTTTCACGCCGCCGCCCGCCATCCAGAGGGTGAAGCCCTTGTTGTTGTGGTCGCGTCCATCACCGGACTGCGCGTGCGGGGTGCGGCCAAACTCACCGCCCCAGATGACGAGGGTGTCCTTGAGCAGGCCGCGTGCTTGCAGGTCGGTGAGGAGACCGGCGATGGGCTTGTCGATGTTGTTGCAGTTGCGCTCCAGATCCGCAGTGAGATTGCGGTGGTGGTCCCAGTTGCCGTGGGAGACTTCAATAAAACGCACGCCGGACTCGGCGAGCCGACGCGCCATGAGGCACTGGCGGCCGAAGGTGTCCGTGCCTTCATCACCGATGCCGTACAGCTTCTTTGTGGCTTCGGATTCCTTTTCGATATCCATCACCTGGGGAGCCACGTTCTGCATGCGGAAGGCGAGTTCATTGCTCTCGATGACGCCTTCGATCTGTGG
This window encodes:
- a CDS encoding SAM-dependent methyltransferase; translation: MVESTQSISTDDVARHYDQLDRFYREIWGEHVHHGVWETGKESPEQAVRRLVDLVAERAQLTPGMEVLDVGCGYGGTSRILAREHGVHVIGLTVSPAQARYAESVTEPPGNPQYLLEDWMENQREPSHYDAMVAIESTEHMQDKVRVFTEAARVLKPGGRLVVCAWLSGGNLKPWEHRHLIEPVCREGRLPAMGTEGEYMGWMQNAGFEVTGALDVSEKVARTWPICAWRMLVGLVRKPGYLRFLLDPKNDNRIFALTMLRIWVAYRRGAMRYVVFSSVKKT
- a CDS encoding AI-2E family transporter, which produces MAALDDQDDIERESIAPKGAMQGLRALITLACVALVVAGLKAGAVFFVPVAVAFFMAVLSYPLMSWMIKKRVPHMVALLLTVGVIVLGIGLVGWAGYDLLKSLSKEVPTYLVKLKGIVDESAVWLEKEVGVVGAIKAVEEFNLQSVVEMGKQKDVMQQLASFVTSTFGTVAVALGAFIIVMVLMMFILMEAPGTQSRAEVIRNAGGPDFRVLMQSASDIQKFLGVKTLISVATGLLAFMWCWMFDLKYPLLWGILAFLFNYIPAVGSTAASIPAIAEALVNHGPGTAIGVGIGYGIINFGLDNFLQPMLMGRRFGISGLVVVLSGLFWFYVWGPIGTFLAVPLTMMIKVILENTTEFRWISVAMAKKKVKHGEVVLETPEFDDADLLGGGAATEPPR
- a CDS encoding cell division protein FtsZ, encoding MVEFQRNQDREPSATSSLKICVVGIGGGGLNVLDRICLDRLMEVSLVSMHTDVRVLGHAMAPLKIQLGAEMMRGIGCGGDPELGREAADASSDQIRLALQGHDMVFICAGLGGGTGSGAAPVVAQIARDLGAMVFVFATMPFSFEGRRRLTQAEMALEELQGSADAVILFENNRMGELVLPKEGIQKAFSQADQLIGHSVRAISTMVTQPGVVRMGLADLMTALRSPNARCLFGFGEARGTNRVQESLKRALKSPLVNQGQLLQNARNLLVHIAGGESLTLAEVEALMKQLGKYVPEETQIMFGLAVDAKLGDMMTVTLISSLTAQQMSLEPSADAVVEPRITSRPQPAPKAPVEKAPAYSGNGLQLHAPVGMEEPEPAPLPAPVPVAVAAPVAAPAPAPVAPAPAPVAKVKDPLPVELFAEFHEQPVALAPAPAPAPAPVPVQPAPQPVRQAPIVSVPVQMQEVPLFEEPVQAAPSAPLMMEAPQPLPVPPPVVQELPPVRTTIAQTPAPVYAPEPAPAVQAYAAPAPIAAPVVAEAPVQAPAPAPVAAPEPAPAPAPVAQVPQPEPEPVRAEAPVHETVEHEAPVVKEQSIKATSILVQSKPRDEEEVKPLVKQSIFSMVEDEEEEEEEDEDEEFVDEMEEDEVEEEEEEVQSSAPVEARSPEAAASHWADKYIQPKPHAGAQPSVEPRREPQRTLQTTASAPAKKVIEAKQPSLNLQQDEVARFKGTDKTIVDGDDLDIPTWMRMRGKVKR
- a CDS encoding protein kinase domain-containing protein, with product MSLPDIDGLELQDLIGKGSCGAVYRAVVGETREACAVKVFSSMAINRKLLTIGMRGLQQMPEHPGILKVHHFDFDKAPYHVAVPLVGFMTEDAQRRKHWETPTLEGCCGTVPPDEAWRYIYEVCDSMAWLHKHNLVHCNLKPRNVLLEDDQASATKIGDPVQGWIGGVHHFDTTDHFLYIPPEQAEHPDALATHGTSWDVYAFGVLAYRLLTGKFPRAEEELEREIREQANFNGTVRTVDNGAILAAVRAQHDIEWPKKPTSKWDERRKQILEKCLALDPKLRWPDLREVMREFEKLEADYLLEDAREKIGIEKRRQARRVMLLRTMVQVLFVALVAAAGYGLWYGYDKYTKWQHAEKATAVIAKEKEEGEKAREGKITDLATKLQQAKEAERLASSNLQMSQAAVDQFLTQLLQLPAGLGLQAEISQKHVNDALAFCEQERPRLEKDESQLPLRATNYFNTAQLLMRKNQQKEAKAWFEKARSTLNLLLQREPTHADVTRRQIMLGRTCRWLGTMKAEEGHRVEASQYFKEAVAALTPALEKNPKDRNARVECAMAWYELGKRSRRDGETAVAVNALGRVPTLMDAKVVGEELTPQEQFLLARSRIEQALSLRDEGRLDEAMRALFDSMEVMVKLVEKSAPHNQEQALTLAEAYIEFGEIVSGKLGTTDAKDAQAEAQAILMELVRTQPQWAEARYLLARNYGALAALERDQGNATEARTKQESAVKTLEDLSKDNPDNTRFLTEYARQKGAHAQMLCDLNKAKDAVPIAKEGVDRLEELMQKNDASLDELDRKACGVLLAQLYGILGQSGEAAKDSKLAKSSFAKASEHWEALKSRHGHDETIDAGLNWSKERLGKFK
- the ftsA gene encoding cell division protein FtsA, with amino-acid sequence MARSNIYAGLEIGTSKICVVVGEVKKDGAIKILGVGQAPSRGIRKGEIVDFDIAQTCLNDALLRAEDRSDVMIRNVFLGVSGAHIESLNNGGVYRLPSDQSTITEDDLEDVREIACNVDIPQNHVFLHRIARKYGVDGQEQVRSLIGRPAERVEAEFHIIHGVRSRVQNSIRLVRQIPLEVEDVVFLPLAASQVALNKDAKQGGALLIDFGGGTADYVLYVDGMLTASGCVPLGGDHITNDISMCFQIPHARCERLKVEEGSAIFEGVDPSEMLKVDDENGMYVGEIERAMLNEVIHLRTREILERVRERVEEHLPKLGAGVFLTGGVSLMRGIDVVARDVFGVRVTRTGSSPQGGATATYENPCYSGPIGLIRYAQLMDSEKPWLSPFAKLGRRMVEMFSSWTM